Part of the Panicum virgatum strain AP13 chromosome 4N, P.virgatum_v5, whole genome shotgun sequence genome is shown below.
CCTGGATGTGTCGGCCACACATGCTCCCCCTGACAGGCAGCGCCCCCAACCAAGCTCTCTTCGCTTTCCGCCCCTGTCCGCTCCCCAGTTCTCGCCACTGCTCCACCTGGCTAATCGGTCGCCGTGCGTCCCCCACCTCGATCTGACCGTTCGACCCCCTCTTCCAAGATCCACGGCGAGCCTCAAGAACAAGATCGACCGAGCACgagcagagagagagatatTTGGTATTTTGATCAAAGGAACAGTTTTAAAAAAACCGATCTTGATTTGGCCACTGGCCAGTAATGTTTGATCGTGTGGGTGGGATCTCGATTTCGCGGGGGTTTTTGTACTTTTGTCTAATCGCCTATACTTCCCGATATACTAAAACCGACGCATCTCATATGGGAATGGGCCATCCGGCCCTGGCCTTGGATCCGGCCCTATGGCCTTGAGGCCAATTTTAGAAATCATGGGTCGACACATTTCTCATAAATGTTATGGCCTtcactgtgttcgcttggcttgtcattaaccagccagcagtactcttctctcatactaaattaacaccagccaccagctaccagtcagtcagcagtactgttctctcataacaaatcagcaccagccattagctacagccaagcgaacacagtgcTTGATGGCTCATTGGGTATTATAGGCTGACAGTATTTTTCTATAATCCTAAACTATGAATACTATGAACACTTTTAGAAAAGATAATATTCAAGATTAACATATATCACAATAATATGTTAATATTGTTAGCAATGCATCAAATTAAACATATTTACTAGTGGtccatgattttaattttatccattttcacttccAACATATGATATTTCTTACTATATTTTGAAGTATACAGAATCTAACAACTTATGACCAGTtgtatttattcaaaaaaaataaataaaactaataaattaaataaaaaatattaatattacAAGTGGGTCGACTCATAATACCCATAGGGTAAATAGGTACCGGTCATATTAACCCATTTTAAAATTTAGGATCGGCTCCTATAACCCATTAACCCTATTTTTAAGAGTCGGATCAACTACCCAATGGGTCGACCCGATCCATTTCCATCCATACTCACCAGCCTTTTCACATCCCCACACCACACCGCCACCGCAGAGCTCCAGGCGCACATGCCGTCGCGCGATCTATTACGCTAGTGACGGCGGCCTCGCggatcggccgccgccggatcccggATCCGACGGCCAGGGGACGACCTCCGGCCAAGCCAAGACAGCGGGCGGTGCTGGAAAAAACTGCACCATCTACCACTATTCTACACACCACTGCACTATACTGCATCACCACAAATACACGCAGGCAGACGGAACCAAAAGCCCTCCCTCTTTAATTTGCACCCTCCCCAAATCTCCCATCTCCGACCAGACCATtgccaccctctctctctctctctgctcccatctctttctctctctctctctctctctctctctctctctctctctctctctctctctctctccatgagGATCAGGAGGCGGCCACAACCGGCCCTGCAGCCGGGCTCAGATCCGACCACGTCCACCACCGCGCCGCAGACGCCGCAGTGGAACGCTGCGAGGAGCCGGGGCTGGCTCGGGgcggccggcaccggcggcagcggcggcgaggatcgCGAGGCGAAGCtgccgcgcgcgggcgcggaTCTCGGGCACAAATCCGGGGTCGCCAGGCGCCTGGCATTGCCGCAGGTGCGTAGCGTCTCCTCATTGTCTCTGCACCTCCGGCTCCTGCGCAAGTTGCACCCGCGGAGGAGGTGCCCAGATCTAGCTGAATCCCCTGCGTCTTTGTGGCTGCGCAGGACGACGGCAATGTGGCGGAGGATCGCGGCAGGAGCGTGGGTGGCGCGCGGCAGCATGGAGTTGGAGCTGGTGCCGGTGATGGTGGCCACAAGAGGTACGGATTAAACAGCTGCAAAAGAAAGATGTAACTGCCACTAGCAACTTTGCAATTTCGACTGCACAATAGATACATGTATGCTATCTACCACCAAAAACTAAAAGAAAACGGAAAGCATTCTGGGTTCTTTTCCTTTCGATCTTCTCTGCTCTAGTGTTCTACTACTGCTTCATAGTGGGCGATGCGATTGTGCAATGCCAGCTAGCTTGACCCATGAGGGAGGCCACGAGGGACACCTGACACCGTGACACGGATCCAATTATTTTAGCGCACCCTGTAGGCACGTCCTCCCATCCATGATCCGTCCACGGCGCCACGCATGATTCTGTTCCCGGCGCCCATGCGCACGTCTTGGTGGCTTGCTTGCAGCTTGCTTGCCTTGCGCTGCCACTTCGGAGTGCTACTTGTCGTCGATCACCAGCCTAGCGGCTTGGTTGTATCCGCGCGGGGTCGCGCTTGGCCCCTGGCGGCTCGGTGTGCACGTCCAGAGCCGATGCACATTGCACACTGCGTTGCTGCCTAGGCAAAATAACCTGTTTGTTTGGTTATTTTTTCAAGTTTTTTGCTTTTAAAATTCTCTCGTGCTGAAATGTTTGTACGACTGGTGTGTTCTGCACTTGCAGATTCGGTGCGGTGAGTAATGGCCATCGCAGCACGGACCAGAAGGACGGGGTGGCGTGCGTCGGCGGAAAGGCcgagccggtggcggcggcggaggtggaggaacGCGTGGCGATGAGCAACGGCGGGTTGCAACTTGCGTTAgtgccggtgccggcggcgacggcgaaggtGGAGGAACGCGCGGCGAGCAACGGAGGGTTGCAGCTTGCGTtggtgccggtgccggcggcggccgtgtccggcaggagcggcggcggggcgaagAAGCGGCGCGGGTCGGCGGTGCTGCTGGAGGGTTCGCGGTGCAGTCGCGTGAACGGGCGCGGGTGGCGGTGCAGCCAGCCGACGCTGGTGGGGTACTCGCTCTGCGAGCACCACCTCGGCAAGGGCCGGatgcggagcgcggcggcggccgcggcgcggggccGGCTCGGGCGCACCGAGCACGGGGCGGCCAGGACGACGGCCCCCGCCGCGGTGGTGGACGCGGCCTCCACGGTCAcgatcgccgccgcgccgccgcccagggccgATGCGCCGCCGAGCCTGCCGGCGCTGCCGCCCTGCTAGGTAGGGATCGAACCGCGGGATTCTTTCGTTTTGGTGGCGCATTTCGCTGGTCGGCGACGCGAAGATTAAATCCTCGATGCGATTTTTTGGTGGGACTTTGAATGTCggcgttggcgtggagcaggagCAGGTGCCGGCACAGTGAGGCCACCCGGCCGGCGTTCGTGGCCGG
Proteins encoded:
- the LOC120670478 gene encoding growth-regulating factor 10-like, translating into MRIRRRPQPALQPGSDPTTSTTAPQTPQWNAARSRGWLGAAGTGGSGGEDREAKLPRAGADLGHKSGVARRLALPQDDGNVAEDRGRSVGGARQHGVGAGAGDGGHKRFGAVSNGHRSTDQKDGVACVGGKAEPVAAAEVEERVAMSNGGLQLALVPVPAATAKVEERAASNGGLQLALVPVPAAAVSGRSGGGAKKRRGSAVLLEGSRCSRVNGRGWRCSQPTLVGYSLCEHHLGKGRMRSAAAAAARGRLGRTEHGAARTTAPAAVVDAASTVTIAAAPPPRADAPPSLPALPPC